In Salvia miltiorrhiza cultivar Shanhuang (shh) chromosome 4, IMPLAD_Smil_shh, whole genome shotgun sequence, the DNA window agaATCACATGATTAACACAAAAATACATAGAACAAGGAGCCAAAGAAATAGTTTCTGCACACACTTAAGAACTCACGgaaaactataaaaaaataaaagaaaactcaCCGTCGACTTCAAGTTAATGAAGCAAAATCAAGAAGTGCGCCGACGATGGACGCCGTGATGTTCCCGTTAGTAATTTTGTTCTTGCGGCAGAATAAAAGCACCAAAAATTGAGTCTGCAAGTTtggaaagaaggagaagaacaAAACATTGACGGAAGAGTAAGATTGGGTGATGGATATCCTTAGCTAAATCCTGTGATACGAACGAAATCCCCATTTTTCGGTGAAGATAGAAAATTTTCGAAAGAGAAGGGAGATGATCCGAATTGCTGAAGGAAAGTAGAAGAAAAGGTTTGACGGCTGGAACAAGCCGAGCCGGTTCAGCGAATTTAAGCAATTAATTTTGGATTATGAGTGTAATACAAAACGATGTAGTTTTATGAATGTGACATGGGGTGGGACAGGAATTGGGGACAGAGGATCCGAAGTGATAAAATGGGACACCTTTTTCCATTCACATACATTCccctaatattttttaaaatacgtACCACCAAAAGTATCACATATTTTTTAGATACAAAAGAAGTACTCCGTCAGATACAAAGGAGTATATGATTACCGGTTTGGGACTGACCTACATATTTGAGCTTCTGAAAAAATGGCCTTCACTATTCGCTAGATCAAAAGTTGGATCAAACTGATCCGTCAGATCATACTATATTTGGTAGttcttatatataatatgtaatatATTGAGAATTGAAAATATGTATGAACACTCGCGAATAAGTTAAtacgaataaatcaatgtatGAATAGACATTCTCATCtaggttcgaatcttggaggggaTGAGATTTTACCATATTAATTGAATATGACTATTTGTGAGTTATATCGATTTATTCGTTTTTCATTTCTCACGGAAAATATATTAGTAACTGAGAATTAATTTGCAAGAATATATGATAGTATTCATTGAAGCACTCATTTCTTTTATTCCATAGCCTTTATTATCCTATTTTGGCACCTATCTTTGAATTTTCTCTAGTTAATTTTTCCACTAATTAGTTAATTTGCGACGGACGTATAATTTCGTCAATATTCGACTTAGCGATCATTTTCTCGGTGACTCACGGTCTCCGTCGGTGATTGTTTTTAGCGACGGAAATTTGGGCATTAGCGACGGaaattccgtcgctaatcgcccagtttcttgtagtgtatctgatatatacaaattattataatataataaattcaaattaacatttatttctaaaaatagaagCTCTCAGAAAAATATCAACTCTTATTATGgaataaaaaaatcacataaaaatTTGAAACTAAATgccaaataatattttatataattggCAAAcataaaactaaactaaaacaCAAGAAACATAAATTGAACACAAATTCTCCTGTGCACCCGAGTGTATAGTGTCATTacgataacatgatagtgtcattttaatatagtgttagactgttagtgtcatttcgcgacagtattatttatataacataatagtgtcatttgtaaaacaaaatagtgttaatgtcatttcaagatagtgttagtgttagtgttagtgtcatttagcgtaagtgttagtgtcatttatgaACCGGGTGCACTATGCACCCAGGTCCACCGAAGAATGCCTCTAAATTgaataataaaatgaaaaaaaaaaaatatatgaaatggAACACAAGTGggacaccatatatatatagagtgagATAGAGGATCTCAAATGCTAATTAGTGTCAAATGAACTTCGAACTACAATAATCGCATTAGAAGCATTTGTGCAAGATAAAAAATTAAGCACAAGAACAATTATATGATTAAAAACAATATTACGGCCTAGCTAATATATAATGACGAATCGTGCTTTTCTAAGCTTAGGTATCAATGAAAAGCATTATGTCCTTAAAGCTCGACTGCATAAATGCATTGTTAAGGATGTatcaattacaaaaaaattaacaaGAATGATATACAAAACAATATTCGATCCAGTAAAAGAAACCAAAGGGCCGGGGAAAAAAATTGGTTCCTGTATATGGAATTAATCCTGGATTGACCAATTAATTCaggaattagggtttggaattgggGATTTAGTACTACATCAAAAATTTAGGTAGTATACTTTTTGTGTATCACTAACTTTACCATTTCAGAAACAAGGATATGAAATTATAAGAACAAATTctgaaatagaaaataaaaaatgaaatgcatgCAGGATGGGAGTGTGTGTTTATTCAATAAAGTATTAGAAATAGGTTTATtgattatgaaattagtaatcaGAAGCAGCTTAGTTAGCTGTGATACAAAGATAGGTGCAGTCATCAACATGAAACATTGCATAATAAATTGAGAGTCAGCCCCAGAAGTTGTTCCTGAGCTGGGGCTGAAGGAAGGACGACGACGATGAAGACGGATGAGCAGCCTGATTGAACATGGCATGAGCAGGAGCAGCATTGAGAGGTGGCTGCTGCAGAAATGAAGGATTCTGAGCCAAGTTTGGATAGTTTTGATGAAGGGCTGGGATTAGGGCAGAAGGCGGGAAAGGGATGGGGTTGGGGAGCGAGGGGGAGGCGAAGGCGGCAGCAGCAGGACTAACAGTGTGGATGTCGTGAATGCTGGGGCGGCGGCGGTCGGCTGGAGTGGAGCTCGTCTGGCGGCGGAAATACTTCTGAGCGTGGCTAGCAACCTGAGTTGGGGTTTTGGTGATGACGTAATACCTCGAGATGCTGCGCCAGTCTCCCTTGCCGTACTTGTTCAGCCCCATCAGAAACAGCCTGCAATTGCATCCATTCAATGATTTTCAACTTTCAACTAAAGCAAAACctagaaaaaaagaagaagaagaaattactGGTGCTCTTCTTCAGTCCATGGAATGCCCCTGCGGCGGGGCGGGCCGGTTTTGTTTTTAGAATCGTCGTCTGGCTTGGGCTGAAGGTCGAGTGTTGGGTAGTCGGGGATGGGGAAGTTGCCGGATTCGATCATCTCGATGTCTTGAACGAGTGCTTGGTAGTGGAGCTTGATGTCTTCAATGGATCGCCATGGAACCTTGGATGCAATACTCTCGAAGAAGGTTGGGGAAGAATGATCCAACTCCGCCAAGGCGTTCTCGAACACCTTGTTTTCCTCACTGTTCCACTCCCTTGATGGTTTAGGCATTTCTGATAGAGATGGTGGGGGTGGTGGGGGTGGTGAGGGTGAAAGGAGGCTGTATAGAGATTCATCCAAGGGGGAGCAATGGAAATCAGCTGGCCATTCCATTGTGTGTGTATGCTTCTTTCCTCATATCTATGGGTATTTATACAAGCTGGAAACCCTTATTTCATGGCCCTCGAAAAAGTGGGGACGCAAGTCCAGAGGTCAGCTATACATCTTTTGTATTAGTAAATCTTGGATGATTCTTCTTGGTATTTAATTTGAGAGAGGGTTACATTACAGTGTAAAATGGTGAAATGCTAATTactaattagttatgcttttttagaaaaaataaaaattgaattttagggCAATTTCTTTTGTGAAAACTTGGGGTTTAGAGGGTTGGGAAAGAAGCAAGTTGAACTAAATTACAAAAATGTATGTATATATTAGTAGAGCAGAAAGTGATTTGTGGCCTGGTTGGGAGGCGACAATTAGTGTAGGTTTTATATATACATTGATGGGATTATGATAATTCTCTCTTTCTTGAAATAGAATTGAAAATCAGTGTGTAGAGTGATTAAAACAAGAATCTGGCTATACTGATAAACAGCCATGCAGAAACAAGCGACTCATCAATGGTGGGATGCATGAAATTTAATCCTTATTTCCGTGCTCGTCTCAAGGAAAATTTTTACCTACGTCAGCTTCTTCACAATGGGACTTATTTTTAAACTatataggaaaaaaaatattgctATGAGTATATGCATATGAGTTAGTGCCCTAATTAATTTCTCATTCTCACATCCTAATTAAATTCTCGTTGTCACACTTAGTGTCAGTGCAGGGTAGCACAAATATACACAAGCTAATAGtcctaattaaattttttatttgtcgCACTTGCAAACATGTCAGTGTACGTACAAGTTATACAAATATACGTGGATTATTGTCCTAATTAATATCTCGTTGTCGCACTTGTAGATGTCTCAATGTACGGCGGCACGGAGTTACACGGGCTAGTGTCCTAATTAATTTCTTGTTGTCGCACTTGTAAACGTGTCAGTTAACGTATAGTTACACAAATACACGCGGACAATTATCCTACAAAACGTGCATTTCAGTGTACACGAGTATAGACCGACTAGTGTACGtcgtaattattttttttgttgtgacACGAATATACGATAGATGGATGAAATTAGGTACGTAGTATAGTAATTAATTGCTCTTTGCCGCAATTGTGATGGGTGTAGGGTAAGAGGAAGGGAATAGTGGGGCAGGTGATCCGGGCTCTATATATGAGCATATCTGCAAAGGGGAATAGTTTTGTCAACACAAAGAGAGATAGATAGGTCATAGTTTGGTGGAATAGGCCAAATTAGGGCATCTCTTTTAACTGGATTTCATGCAAAGCCTCCAACACTTGTCTTACGGAATGGGAGGGCTTTAGAGAAAAGCCTTTTATGACACACATACGCATGTAATAGTCATACGTAATTATTATTCTAAACCGTAGAAAAGTTTAGTGCAATAAATGTTTCGCATTGCGATTTCATTGCCAAATCCCGACTCAAATTATCGTACATGGGTTTTAACGACGCTCCCCATTTTCGAATCCATggtttatttataatgtaaaaataagATGAAACGCGACATTAGGTACCTACAATATACACGTGTATATAGGAATTAGGGGGGACATTTTAAGAATTTTGATTCATTAAACGgcttaatataaatttttgtgATTTGGGTGTCTTTCTTGATGATTtcttttgtgtgtgtatatatatatatagggggcggttattcaataaaccacccttattttaagaattacgaaccaataaaaatgcatgaattttatgtataacacgcatgaataaactgtataaaagtatgaattgcgaaaaataattttttgctacctttgggattcgaactcaggaccatgaatttatctaacaaggtgatgaatcaaccgtagatcttgatgatctaagggctgaaaatggttcctaatttataaaatcgcattttaataattttagcattcctctatatatatatatatatatatatatatagggttgggctagggtgaaaacacatctttttgtaaaaactaaaaacggctaaaatgtatgaattctatgtagaacacgtatgaattagctgtgtaactatatgaattgcgaaattcatacgtgttctacatagaattcaatcgaactcaggacctttcgcaattcatacagttacacagctaattcatgcgtgttctacatagaattcagccgtttttagtttttacaaaaagatgtgtttttattatagccccactatatatatatataggggcgcgctccagtgagaccccctatttttcgtgtaatatgagtacaatgaataacacatataatactaatgaacaaaacgtatatctaatgaacaagatgtatatactgatgaaaaataaaatttaaaaaattcgtaatgaataagacatatatactgatgaacaaggccgtatatactgatgaacaatgcagtatttactgatgaataacaaaatttaaaatattctgctccctccaggattcgaaccctgcgaaaaaaaatcaccctccaggtacaatatcagccataggattgataaaataaacgcaccagatcgtgccctagatctcactaaaattagggggtctcattggagcggccccctatatatatatatatatatatatatatatatatatatatatatatatatatatataggggagggactagaataaaaacactcttaagtgtataaaatataaatgattttcagcccttagatcatcaagatctacggttgattcgtaacccttttggatgaattcgtggtcctgggttcgaatcccaaaggtagcaaaaatttatttttcacaattcgtaaccatgttggatgaattcgtaaccctgttggataaaattcgtacattaaaaaacgtttgtatttatattttaagaagtatttttactgtagccatccccacatatatatatatatatatatatatatatatatatatataatggagggttagaataaaaatatatttttttttgtataaaataggaacaattttcagctcttagatcatcaaaatctacggttgattcatcaacttattggatgaattcaggtCTTatgttcgaatcccaaaggtagcgaaaaatttatttttctcacattcaattcatacgtgttctacatagaattcatatattttaattcgtttatagtttatacaaaaaaatgtgtttttattctagcccatcCCTATTTAAAGTTAAGAAAATTTAAAGGTCATGCGACGAATAACTTAAATTCAGGTCTTGGGCATTAAGATGATTTCTTGTATATAGTATGTaatgattaagtatatatataagataAGAGTATggttttagaaaataaattgtTTTAATTGGTTTGGTTGAAAActtcaatttcatttttaaCTAATTAATGGAAGAATAATCTGGCCTCAAAGCAAAATTTgagaattaattaataatttatgggGAAAAGGGTAAAGACCCTTAATGTTTTTTGTAAGGATAACTGCTGTGATTACTAAATATTACTCTCTCTATCTTTACATAAGTGTCATATTATAGATTTTTTAATGTCATTTTTTAAGTATCGTATTGTGAAATTGCTTAAAAAATGTATCGTattgtgaaattttaaataaagttaAGCTAAACTTACAATTCTATCCATATCTTAACATTAGAATTAACTgcattctttttattttcatctcCACTTaatagagagaggagagagtcaAAACTTGAAATTGAATCTTAAAActgagaaataaaaatatacgtGTAAAATTATATTTCTCTTAGATATGTGTAATTTTATGTCATATGACACTTATTTAAAGATGGAGGGAGCAATTGAGAACTAATTACccaattgaatttatttatttttctatttgaGAGAAAGGTAGCTCTGAAATTTGAATCTAAACCTTGTTACTTAATTACAAAACAAATTCTGCACTGTTTGAATGacccttaaaaataattaaatttaaatagaatTAATGTATTGTCCATTTAGACGCACAATTTTGCATATTTAAACGCACGCTCTTCAATAAGTATAATTCCATTTGTCGCAAATTAACAATTAGCATATATAGAGcgtgaaaaaaaaatcctttGAATATATAAGACGATTAAGAAGATTGGTAGAATTCGAAGAGTGCATAATTAATGTGGTTAAATCAATGAAGCCTTAAAGGATGCAGTGCAGTAATTAGTCTACATAGGATTTAAGAGTAGATAAATAAAATTGCATGTGTTGTACTTCATTCATATGTGTATTATCTCAAGGGCTAACATGAAGTCaaataattatcaaataattattttaatatatagttCTTACTTTAATAGTTCAAAAATAAAGTTATTTCTCATCTCATATATCCATTACTTGTCTCTTCATATATCCAAATTGTGGTGGTCCTTTTTACTAACCCTAAAATTTAGGGTTCAAATCTCACAATTATGTATACATATAGAGTTAGGTTACACTAAAATTGTTAAAAATTTTTTGCAATAaatgagactaatgaataagcTATAACATGAAGTCAgataattatcaaataattattttaatatatagttCTTACTTTAATAGTTCAAAAATAAAGTTATTTCTCATCTCATATATCCATTACTTGTCTCTTCATATATCCAAATTGTGGTGGTCCTTTTTACTAACCCTAAATTTAGGGTTCAAATCTCACAATTATGTATACATATAGAGTTAGGTTACACTAAAattgctaattttttttttttttgtaataaatgagactaatgaataagcTAAGTGATAAATCAGACaatatataatgttgaataacgatatttaaaaaattagtaaaattttggCGCTCTCTAAGATTCGAACCCATGTAAAATTTTCCCTCTTCAAATAAATCGTCATagaatacattaaatcaacccttacaaatcaatctaagatcttaCCATATATGATGGATCTCATTGAAaccattccatatatatatagatgtgagtatatatatatatatatatatatatatatatatatatatatatatatatatatatatatatataggggagggctacagtaaaaatatttcttaaaatataaatataaacgttttttaatgtacgaattttatccaacagggttacgaattcatccaacatggttacgaattgtgaaaaataaatttttgctacctttggaattcgaacccaagaccacgaattcatccaaaagcgtaacgaatcaaccgtagatcttgatgatttaagggctgaaaatcatttatattttatacacttaagagtgtttttattctagcccttccctatatgtgtatatatatatatatatatattcaaagaggttttaacgaggctcgacccttagtctgcttttcaaGGGTTTCAtagggttttttcttttttctttcttaatagagcttcattttataaatatatatgttaagaAGTATTTATATCGTAGCtccccccctatatatatacatattccATTGTCTCATCAATATagtctatatttatttttacatatattaaaaaaatattatatttaatggtttttaaaaaatataatttatatgtgaTCATTCAATTTTGTccttatttattgttttatgtATTATCTCCACAAATATTAAATAAGACATTTTAGtataaaaaaacaaagaaaatggACTATAATATGAATTAGATTTCATCCATGCAAATAATTGATATCACTAAAAGTAAATTAGAGATTTAATCATAAATTGCCGAAGAAATAATACTATGATTTTGATCAGGAAAAATTAGTGAAGCAACATAATTTTTGTAGTAGTATTAGTTAACTTAAGTAGAGGAGTTTTGTTACTAggtttgatgtttttttttttcttcttaaactTCATTTCTGCAGATTGACATTGACAAGAATCAAGTCAAGAAAAAAGCAGAATCAAGAATTAAGTATGCagtagaaaatatattttattaagataAAAGCAGAGGTGGTACTTATCTACCGACCGACATTTTGAATTTGATTGAATGAAAACAAAATTTGCAATAGAATCTTTGCTCTCAGCTGTGCTAAAACGCATGGCCTTTTTCGTTTATGTTGATGTGGTGAACAGGAGAAACGCATCCTTCTTTTGTTTCTTTACAAAATTCTACGCCTACCCTATTCATGTTTCTATACATTACAAATATGAGTGCTAAGTTTCAATTTtacgtatttaatttaacaCTCCATATATTTGATGTTTATTaagaataattatattaataactATATATTagttcaaaattttaaaacaacGTACGCATATATGGTATATTAATTAGCACTACAGATTTAATGGGGATAGAACTGTCGTGTCAAATTATATTTTGGATTTTGGACTAGGAATGAACAAGGTAGCATGGTAGCGAAAAAGCGTTTGGAGAAGGAGGGTTGCGTGATTCTTTTCCCTTCCTTTCCCCTCTTAAATGCCTAAATAAATGGAAAATACGTGACATCGAGTGTGATGAGCTCAGAAATAAtctcaataataaaaatatggtCAGGTTGACCCGCATGATGCCGAGTGTATCGTGTTTAAagatcgtgcggttcagaactgcttccgaacgatgaatcggttTTCTGCACAccattccttcgttacaagtcagAATGCCATCATTCTttcgcctttggaacccatatgtcatgggaaacgtaTAGTGAcattccaaccacgctccgaccgcgtCTCGGTtcgggcgagatcgctcggtgcgtggattaccggtcaacctgccccaCAATCTTTTAACGGACTTGAAATGTGATTTTGACTTATCAACATTTttgtgggcctctgatttaTCTTTCCAAAGACGCAAGACTCGTCCCAATCTGTctagtaacgaaggagatacggccaaaatagtggggatctgcgttttccatcaagggctatatcccgtttcttgcccaattttttgtgcggaagtcgaacatcaatttcgaccgcattgGGCTGTAGGGAtcagaataaggtttccatagacgcgtgaatcgccgcaatccgataagtaacgagggagataaggccgaaacattatttcgcaagaaacggggccaagacaacagaatccaagcggcctccattgggctccgtttcccggtagacgtccattgtttggccataactcattcgttatgggtcggattcatgtcaaaccaacgctgatttcaagctaactcagagggctacgactatggtcagGCTGACCCGCACGATCCCGAGAGTATCATGTTTGAAGATCGTGTGGTTCAGAATTGCTttcgaacgatgaatcgggttttatgcgcacctttccttcgttacaagtcggaatgccttgattctttcgccttttaaacccatatgtcatgggaaacgtacagtgacgttccaaccacgctccgaccacGTCTCGGTTAGGGCCGGGAGGACGAGATCGCTCAGTGCGTGGATTATCGGTCAACCTGCCCAACAATTTTTCGACGGACTGGAAATGTGATTTGGTCTGGTCGACATTGttgtgggcctctgatttaTCTTTCCAACAGCGTGAGAATCGTcacaatccgtcgagtaacgaaggagatacggccaaaacagtggggatctacGTTTTCCATCAagggctatatctcgtttcttGCATAGTTTTTTGTGCGAAAGTCGAACCTCAATTTCGACTGCATCGGGctgtagggatcggaataaggtttccatagacgcgtgaatcgccgcaatccgataagtaacgcgggagataaggccgaaacattatttcgcaagaaacggggccaagacaacagaattcaagtggcctccattgggctccgtctCCCAGTAGAtgtccattgttttggccataactcattcgttatgggttggattcatgtcaaaccaccgctgatttcaagctaactcagagggctacgactatggtcagGCTGACCCGCACGATCCTGAAAGTATCATGTTTGAagatcgtgcggttcagaattgcttccgaacgatgaatcgggtttcatgcgcacctttccttcgttacatgtcggaatgccttgattctttcacctttggaacccatatgtcatgggaaacgtaAAGTGAcattccaaccacgctccgaccgcgtCTCAGTTCGGGTCGGAAGGGCGAGATCTCTCGGTGCGTGGATTACTGGTCAACCTGCCCCACAaattttcaacggactggaaatGTGATTTGGAGTGGTCGACATTGTTGTGGGCCTATGATTTATCTTTCCAATAgcgtgagaatcgtcccaacccgtcgagtaacgaaggagatacggccaaaacagtggggatctgcgttttccgtcaagggctatatcccgtttcttgcctagttttttgtgcggaagtcgaacgttaATTTTGACGACATCGGGCTATAGGGAtcagaataaggtttccatagacgcgtgaatcgccgcaatctgataagtaacgagggagataaggccgaaacattatttcacaagaaacggggccaagacaacagaatccaagtggcctccattgggctcagttacccggtagacgtccactgttttggccataactcattcgttatgggtcggattcatgtcaaaccaactctgatttcaagctaactcagagggctacgactatgatCAGGCTGacccgcacgatcccgagtgtaTCGTGTTTGAagatcgtgcggttcagaattgcttccgaacgatgaatcgggtttTATGCGCagctttccttcgttacaagtcggaatgccttgattctttcgcctttggaacaaatatgtcatgggaaacgtaCAGGGCCGTTCCAGCCACACTCCGACCACGTCTCGGTttgggccgggagggcgagatcgctcggtgcgtAGATTACTGGTCAACCTGCCccataatttttcaacggactggaaatGTGATTTGGACTGATCTACATTGttgtgggcctctgatttaTCTTTTTAACGGcatgagaatcgtcccaatccgtcgagtaacgaaggagatacggccaaaataGTGGGGATCTACGTTTTTCATCAAGGGccatatcccgtttcttgcccagtccTTTGTGCAGAACTCGAACTTTAATTTTGACCGCATCAGGctgtagggatcggaataaggtttccatagacgcgtgaattgccgcaatccgataagtaacgagggagataaggccgaaacattatttcgcaagaaacggggccaagacaacagaatccgaGTGGCCTCAATTGGGGTctgtttcccggtagacgtccattgttttggccataactcattcgttatgggtcggattcatgtcaaaccaacgctgatttcaagctaactcagagggttACGACTATGGTCAGGCTTATCCGCACGATCTCGAGAGTATCATGTTTGAagatcgtgcggttcagaattGCTTTCGAACGATGAATTGGGttttatgcgcacctttccttcgttacaagtcggaatgccttgattctttcgccttttgaacccatatgtcatgggaaacgtacagtgacgttccaaccatgCTCCGACCACGTCTCGGTTAGGGCCGGGACGGCAAGATCGCTCGGTgcgtggattaccggtcaacctgcccaaCAATTTTTCGACGGACTGGAAATGTGATTTGGTCTGGTCGACATTGttgtgggcctctgatttaTCTTTCCAACTGCGTGAGAATCGTcacaatccgtcgagtaacgaaggagatacggccaaaacagtggggatctacGTTTTCCATCAAGGGCTATATCCTGTTTCTTGCATAGTTTTTTGTGCGAAAGTCGAACCTTAATTTCG includes these proteins:
- the LOC131023514 gene encoding transcription factor DIVARICATA-like yields the protein MEWPADFHCSPLDESLYSLLSPSPPPPPPPSLSEMPKPSREWNSEENKVFENALAELDHSSPTFFESIASKVPWRSIEDIKLHYQALVQDIEMIESGNFPIPDYPTLDLQPKPDDDSKNKTGPPRRRGIPWTEEEHQLFLMGLNKYGKGDWRSISRYYVITKTPTQVASHAQKYFRRQTSSTPADRRRPSIHDIHTVSPAAAAFASPSLPNPIPFPPSALIPALHQNYPNLAQNPSFLQQPPLNAAPAHAMFNQAAHPSSSSSSFLQPQLRNNFWG